Below is a genomic region from Mycolicibacter hiberniae.
ACCGAACACAACGCGGCGGCATCGAGGTAGAGCTTCAGTTGTCCCATACGGGTAGGACGCCGCCACGGCGAGCGGGGTTCCCGCCGATTCGCCCGAGTCAGCGCCGGGCGCGCACCACGTCGGCAACCTCGGCGGCGACCCGGCGGGACGTCTCCTCGTCGGCCGCCTCCACCATCACCCGCACCAGCTGTTCGGTACCGGAGGGCCGCAACAGGATTCGGCCGGCGTCGCCGAGCTCCTCGGTAGCGCGCCGAACCGCCTCGCGCACCGCCGGATGGCCCACCGCGTCGGCCTTGTCGGTGACTTCCACATTGATCAGCACCTGCGGCAGCGTGCACATCGCCGCGGCCAGTTCGGCCAGCGGGCGCCCGGTCTGGGCCATTCGCGCCATCAGCCGCAGGCCGGTGATGATGCCGTCACCGGTGGTGGCCACCTGGGGCAGCACGACGTGACCGGACTGCTCGCCGCCGAGGGTGAATCCGCCGGCCCGCAGTTGCTCCAGGACGTAGCGATCACCGACATCGGTGGTGTGCACCGTGATCCCGGCGTCGCGCATCGCCAGGTGCAGGCCGAGGTTGCTCATCACGGTCGCCACCAGGGTGTCATCGACCAGTTCGCCCGCGTCGCGCATGGCCAGGGCCAGCACCACCATGATGGCGTCGCCGTCGATCACGTTGCCGTCGGCGTCCACCGCCAGGCACCGGTCGGCATCGCCGTCGTGCGCCAAGCCCAGGTCGGCGCCGTGAGCACGTACCGCCGCCTGCAGCGGCTCCAGGTGCGTCGACCCGCAGCCGTCGTTGATGTTGAGTCCGTTGGGGTCGGCGTTGATCGCGATCACGGTGGCACCGGCGGCGCGGTAGGCATCCGGCGCTGCCTGCGACGCCGCACCGTGCGCGCAGTCCACGACCACGGTCAGGCCGTCCAGCCGGATCGGGTTGGCCTCGCTCAGGTGGTGCAGGTAGCGATCGAGCGCGTCGGGGGCATCGACCACCCGGCCCAGCTCGGCGCCGATCGGGCGCAGTCCCGGGCCGGCGGCGACCAAGTCTTCGATCTGGTCCTCGGTGGCGTCATCGAGCTTGTGGCCGCCCGGGCCGAAGAACTTGATGCCGTTGTCGGGCATCGGATTGTGGGAGGCGGAGATCATCACGCCGAAATC
It encodes:
- the glmM gene encoding phosphoglucosamine mutase → MGRLFGTDGVRGVANRELTAELAVALGGAAAQRLSTSTERRVAVVGRDPRASGEMLEAAVIAGLTSQGVDALRAGVLPTPAVAYLTSAYDADFGVMISASHNPMPDNGIKFFGPGGHKLDDATEDQIEDLVAAGPGLRPIGAELGRVVDAPDALDRYLHHLSEANPIRLDGLTVVVDCAHGAASQAAPDAYRAAGATVIAINADPNGLNINDGCGSTHLEPLQAAVRAHGADLGLAHDGDADRCLAVDADGNVIDGDAIMVVLALAMRDAGELVDDTLVATVMSNLGLHLAMRDAGITVHTTDVGDRYVLEQLRAGGFTLGGEQSGHVVLPQVATTGDGIITGLRLMARMAQTGRPLAELAAAMCTLPQVLINVEVTDKADAVGHPAVREAVRRATEELGDAGRILLRPSGTEQLVRVMVEAADEETSRRVAAEVADVVRARR